Proteins from a genomic interval of Elusimicrobiota bacterium:
- a CDS encoding glycosyltransferase family 4 protein, with translation MDATRWTLQNKMKILLVNKFLYPKGGDAVSMFTTGKLLESKGHQVAYWGMKHPDNPRFLYEDFFVDQIEYNIPLTLKQKVILVLKILYSVEAKQKIKQIIDAFKPDIIHLNNFAHQISPSILHVINHYGIPTVQTLHDYKIVCPAYGMFYEGEFPCNRCKHGRYYWCFLKKCTKNSRAKSLVNVIEMYLHHKILHVYDLINIYIAPSRFMKEKVIEMGFKNEIMYLSNFIETERFIPDFVSKEQSICYFGRITNGKGLETLIKAAKGLTITVKIIGKGPIEELLKELANKEGVSNVKFLGYMSGNELQQEIKESIAVVLPSEWYENNPISVLEAFALGKPVIGSRIGGIPELVKDGETGYTFEAGNAEDLIAKITKLLSEPTKIIQMGRNARKLVEDNFNPEKHYQELIKSYQIASAKKQTNG, from the coding sequence ATGGACGCTACAAGATGGACGCTACAAAACAAAATGAAGATTCTATTAGTAAATAAATTCTTATATCCTAAAGGTGGCGATGCAGTATCTATGTTTACAACAGGTAAATTGCTGGAATCAAAAGGTCATCAAGTTGCATACTGGGGTATGAAACATCCTGATAACCCGCGGTTTCTATATGAGGACTTTTTTGTAGACCAGATTGAATATAATATCCCATTAACCCTGAAGCAAAAAGTTATACTGGTACTCAAAATACTTTACTCTGTTGAAGCCAAACAAAAAATTAAGCAGATTATAGATGCGTTTAAGCCGGATATTATTCATCTTAATAATTTTGCACACCAGATATCACCATCTATACTGCATGTAATAAACCACTACGGTATCCCGACTGTGCAAACCTTGCATGATTATAAGATAGTATGCCCTGCATATGGGATGTTTTATGAAGGTGAATTCCCATGTAATCGCTGTAAACATGGCAGGTATTATTGGTGCTTTCTGAAAAAATGTACCAAGAATTCACGAGCAAAAAGTTTGGTAAATGTCATTGAGATGTATCTGCATCATAAAATACTTCATGTCTATGACCTGATTAATATTTACATAGCGCCAAGCAGATTTATGAAAGAAAAAGTTATAGAAATGGGTTTTAAGAACGAAATTATGTATTTAAGCAATTTTATAGAAACTGAAAGATTCATACCTGACTTTGTATCTAAAGAACAGTCAATATGCTATTTTGGTCGGATTACAAACGGTAAAGGGTTGGAGACATTGATAAAAGCAGCAAAAGGGCTTACAATCACCGTTAAGATAATTGGGAAAGGTCCGATAGAAGAACTACTGAAAGAACTGGCAAATAAGGAAGGTGTCTCAAATGTTAAATTTCTTGGGTATATGAGCGGTAACGAACTTCAACAAGAAATTAAAGAATCTATTGCTGTAGTTCTGCCTTCAGAATGGTATGAGAATAACCCGATATCTGTTCTGGAAGCGTTTGCGTTAGGCAAACCAGTGATTGGTTCAAGGATAGGCGGGATACCTGAACTTGTAAAAGATGGTGAAACAGGTTATACTTTTGAAGCCGGTAATGCAGAAGATTTAATCGCTAAAATCACTAAACTTCTATCAGAACCGACTAAAATTATACAGATGGGCAGAAATGCCAGAAAACTTGTAGAAGACAATTTCAACCCTGAAAAACATTATCAGGAACTAATAAAAAGCTATCAAATAGCGAGCGCAAAAAAACAAACAAATGGCTGA
- a CDS encoding radical SAM protein: MNKLKIIKKFAVWQILMVLNRINKHILPKPYNIYFLITSRCNADCKFCSFARSAPERYDEATDEEIKNMLLSFKNYIGCFHINITGGEPLMRKSCLLQIAQFAKENDIILGVTTNGFLIDDKFCEEIMKNNLFFNINVSIDFVGDEHCKNRGINISFEQFKAKLVMLSNYKIKYAATTKLIVKPIIKADNLDHLVKLVEFTKDIKFDHINFQPIFEWTEYSKTLKKDIAISKLKEVLHSLIEYKLKYPDLILNESRHFEMFLPYFTGSIKQDRNICDVGFKNVFIYPDLDITFSCFEKFGNLREQSIDILWKSKEANKIREKVKKCQKVCLATCQLNRTLLEKIQYGYKILFQK; the protein is encoded by the coding sequence ATGAATAAACTCAAAATTATTAAAAAGTTCGCTGTATGGCAGATATTGATGGTTCTGAATAGAATCAACAAACACATTTTACCTAAACCATATAATATATATTTTCTTATTACATCCCGATGTAATGCAGATTGTAAATTTTGTAGTTTTGCCAGAAGCGCTCCCGAGCGGTATGATGAAGCGACTGATGAAGAAATTAAAAATATGTTGTTATCATTTAAGAACTATATCGGCTGTTTCCATATCAATATAACAGGTGGAGAGCCTTTAATGCGGAAGTCCTGTCTGCTACAGATTGCCCAATTTGCAAAAGAAAATGATATTATACTTGGAGTTACTACTAATGGCTTTCTGATAGATGATAAATTTTGTGAAGAGATAATGAAAAATAATCTGTTTTTCAATATAAATGTCTCAATAGATTTTGTTGGAGATGAACATTGTAAAAACCGCGGAATAAATATAAGTTTTGAGCAGTTCAAAGCCAAACTCGTAATGCTGTCAAACTATAAAATAAAATACGCTGCAACAACAAAGTTAATCGTAAAACCAATTATCAAAGCGGATAATTTAGACCATTTAGTTAAATTAGTTGAGTTCACAAAAGATATTAAATTTGACCATATAAATTTTCAGCCGATATTTGAATGGACAGAATACTCAAAAACATTGAAAAAAGATATAGCCATCTCAAAATTAAAAGAGGTACTGCATAGTTTAATAGAGTATAAACTAAAATATCCTGATTTGATATTAAACGAAAGCCGACATTTTGAGATGTTTTTACCGTATTTTACAGGCAGCATTAAACAAGACAGGAATATATGCGATGTAGGATTTAAAAATGTGTTCATTTATCCCGACCTTGATATAACTTTTAGCTGTTTTGAAAAATTCGGGAATTTAAGAGAACAAAGTATAGACATTTTATGGAAAAGCAAAGAAGCAAACAAGATAAGAGAAAAAGTTAAAAAATGCCAGAAAGTTTGCCTCGCTACATGTCAATTAAACAGAACACTATTAGAAAAAATACAGTACGGCTATAAAATCCTATTCCAAAAATAA
- a CDS encoding methyltransferase domain-containing protein, whose translation MAEIIKPPEYNQLFLISLGLCLAIINKIRRTIIGYTSPRPFSIKEIERNVKYCLNAVHNWEEVLKIYTNSANPFTGKNVLELCPGQDIGTGIIILALGAKSYTAVDKNKLMYRTPSTFYNVLLNHLEKLPGYETAQKAAADFQKSEFNGSIRYIWDARFDLQQLSSEKFDILVSQAVLEHIVDIHAIFQILYFKLKPNAVMVHEVDLGTHTGFIRDLDPLNLLRYSDTVWNLVKFDGSPNRLRMTDYQNIFTELGFVKVETKQKMVLDSEYVKKVKPWLSAEFRKYPEYDIETKSFYLLAQKEMGTENE comes from the coding sequence ATGGCTGAAATTATAAAACCGCCTGAATATAATCAGTTATTTTTAATCAGTTTAGGGCTCTGTCTGGCAATAATAAATAAAATCAGGCGAACAATAATTGGCTATACATCACCGCGTCCGTTTTCTATTAAAGAAATTGAACGCAATGTAAAATACTGCTTGAATGCAGTACATAACTGGGAAGAAGTGTTAAAGATATACACTAATTCGGCAAACCCTTTTACAGGGAAGAATGTGCTTGAATTATGTCCAGGACAGGACATCGGAACAGGTATTATTATTTTAGCGTTAGGTGCTAAAAGTTATACCGCGGTAGATAAAAACAAACTTATGTATAGAACACCGTCAACTTTTTATAATGTACTACTTAACCATTTAGAAAAATTGCCAGGATACGAAACTGCGCAGAAAGCAGCAGCTGATTTTCAGAAAAGCGAATTTAATGGAAGTATTCGTTATATATGGGATGCACGGTTTGATTTACAACAACTATCATCAGAAAAGTTTGATATATTAGTTAGCCAGGCAGTTTTAGAACATATTGTAGATATTCATGCAATATTCCAGATTCTCTACTTTAAACTTAAACCCAATGCAGTAATGGTACACGAAGTAGATTTAGGCACCCATACAGGTTTCATCAGGGATTTAGACCCACTTAATCTTTTACGCTACTCGGATACTGTTTGGAATTTGGTAAAATTTGATGGTTCACCAAATCGGCTCCGAATGACCGATTATCAAAACATATTTACGGAATTAGGGTTTGTAAAGGTTGAGACCAAACAGAAAATGGTTTTAGACAGCGAATATGTGAAAAAAGTAAAGCCGTGGTTATCAGCCGAATTTAGAAAATATCCGGAGTATGATATTGAAACCAAATCGTTTTATTTATTAGCCCAAAAGGAAATGGGGACGGAGAATGAATAA